In [Phormidium] sp. ETS-05, the genomic window TTATAAGATGGGGTTTTGCCGCCCCATTTTTATTTATGTATAGCAGTAGCCAAGGCAGTTAAGACCGATAATATGTTTTTGTCCTTTGTCATTTGTCCTTTGTTTGTTCACAGAAGTGAGAAAAAATCAGGGCCAAGGATTAGGACATCGAACACTGCCCACCCTACAGAACCCGACTGACTCTATCGCCAAGACAATTGCCTCAGCTTCACCGGCTTTAATTTCTGGAATAATTTACCTAAATAGAGTGCGGTTAACGACTTTGATAGTCTGAATCCAAGATAGACTTTGTACTTCAATCGTGTTACAGTATAGCCAACCCCAGTCAGTTCATTATAAACAGCTTGGGGAATAATAATCGTACCGTAGATTTCCCGCAGCAGGTCTAGCTGTCCGACTGCTGCTAAGTTAGTAATGGGTGAAGTATCGCTAACAACACCCTACTGACTCTCCTCCTCTTCTCCTTTCCTTAATAATCGTCATCGGCATCAGACTTAGATAACCACGCTCCTATGAGAGTTCCTAATATCCCACCGCCGGAAAATCCTATGATGACTGGACTACCAATAATTCCCGCTATTACCACTCCAACTCCCATAGCTGAAGTCATTGTATTAAAAACTGTTGAAACGAATTTTTTTCTGATCAGTTCTTTTTGTGTTTTACTCAGCAAAGTTCGTTGATTGATACTTTCCCCCAACATATAAAGCAGGGCAAGAGTACCTTTGGCAGACACTCGCTGTGCTACTGCTGTAAACAATGCTGCCAGCCATTCCTTTCCATCCGGTGTTTTTGGACTCTCATTATCGATGGCACATACAGGAATTTCGTATGCCACATTTTTTCGTGTTCTGGCATATACTGGGCTATAGCTTTATGGATTAGCTCAGTTTTTTTGCGAAGTTTTTCCGAATATTTTTCAGGTTTTACATTATTAGCAAAAGTAAAAATAATAACGGCATTTTCCCAAGGACGATTCCCCAAGGCTTTAGAAATTATCTTGATAACTCTCTCATCATCTTCTGGCCGGGTTTCATCGAGTCTGCTAACATACCACATAGAATCTGGCTGTCTAACTTTATCACGGATTTTATCTATGTAAGCATCATCATTTTCCCTACCATCGCAAAAGCCTGGAGTATCGAATATGGTACATTTAATGCCTTTCATCTCGAAATCAAATCCGGTCACATCTTGTGTTTGGGGCTCATTATCATTAACCTCACATAACTTTTGTCCTACAATGAGTTAATAGTACTGGATTTGCCCCAGCCAGCACGACCAGCTACAAAGAATATTAGACGCCGGCCTCTAATATCTTGTACCATTCTCTCTAAGCCTTGAATAAAGATATTAGCTAAATCATCACTCATACAATTTATTCATCAAAGCAATTAATTTCTATGATTTTTGAATCTTGGTATCACAAGCACCCTGATTGTACAGATAATTATCGATTATTTACTCCCCGCGTAATTACTGTCAATCAGAAGCCTTGACTTCAGGCGTTTTGTGGTGCGGTGGTAGTTGTCGATCTAGGTCCCGCAGAACACCGACAAAGGTGTAGCCACCACCAGGCGGCTCCTGACCTTGTTGATTTTTGACGATCGTCATGGCAAGATTAATTTACCTAATCTAGGTGATACCAGAACATTGTCTAGATGATTCGCTATCCCAATTTTTTCTAATGGCTGACCCTATATTATCAGCGAAATTGTTTGTGGACAATTGCCAAAAAGTATAATTTGGTGTAGAGTTTAATCAAGATTTTTCCAAGTCAAAGTATGATTCAGTATCCAAAGTATGAAAAAGTATGGTATAGTACCCGCAACCCAACCGGAGAGACAACCTATGGAATTTCAGGAAGTCTTACAATGGACAGATCGCCAGGTCTTCGCCAATACGGGAGACCACTTAGACTCCCTGCAAAGTGCTATCCTCCAAGGCACTTGGCAGCGGCAAACCTATCCAGAAATAGCCCAACAATACAACTGTAGCGAGATTCACGTCAAAAAGGAAGCCGCCAAATTATGGCATCTCTTATCGGACGTATTGGAAGAAGATATTAATAAACGTAATTTTCGCGCTAGAGCTGAAAGATTCCAAGTATCCCATATTTCCGGAGATTGTGTTCAAATTGGCCAAATTGGCAAAATTAACATCTGCGGGGAAAATATACAGAATTCAAACACTACATCAACCCCACCATTAACCCAAAACTCCCAACCAACCTCAAAACCAACCCAAATTGACTTAAAAGACGCCCCGGAAATCTTTAAATTCTATAATCGCACATCAGAACTCGCCACCCTAACCCAGTGGATTTTAGAATCTCGCCTTCGCCTAATTACCATATTTGGATTGAGTGGTATCGGTAAAACTGCCCTAGCCGTGCAACTTGTCACCCAAATTCAAGATAAGTTTGATTATATCATCTGGCGCCGCCTGAATTTGGCTCCCCCGCTGGCAGACTTGCAGGCTAATATCATGGAATTTCTGCATAAAAATCAGATGGCAACAGGAGGGGATGCTCATCCAGCAACGTTAATGGATTATTTCCGCACTTATCGCTGTCTGGTGATATTAGATGACGTGCAGATGATTTTCAGTGGCGGACAGCTAGCCGGGGAATATCAACCGGGCAGAGAAGATTATGGCACATTTTTCCAGCAAATAGCCGAATTATCCCACCAGAGCTGCTTGCTGCTTCTCAGTTGGGAAAAACCGAGAGAACTTGCTACCATAGAAGGGGAAAACCTCCCCTGTAAATCCCTGCACCTAAAGGGTTTGGATGAACTGGGGCGGCAAATTTGTCAAGAAAGAGGATTATCAGCACCGGAAAAATGGCCGGAACTGATGGCACTTTACCAAGGTAATCCTTTATGGTTAAATCTTGCGGCTACGTTGATTAAAGATTTATTTGACGGCAATGTGGATGATTTTTTATCTGAACCAAATTTAATTTTAGGAGATATAGAGATGATTCTGCGCCGCCAATGGCAGCGGTTATCAGAGTTGGAAAAACAGGTGCTGTTATGGCTGGCAAATCAGGAGGAAACGGTTGATGTTGTCCGCATTCCTGGTGATTTGCCATGTGCGAGAGCGGATTTTTTCCAGCGATGCAGTCTTTGGCTAGGCGTTGCTTGGTTGAGAAAGTGCAGTTGGGGGAGCGATCGGTTTTCTCTGTGGCGCCGGTAGTGAAAGCATATGTGCAGCAAAAATATAGCCAAATCCACAGTTTGTAGGCTGGACATTGCCCACCCTACAGAGGCTCTATTATTGATAATGCTCATAGGCAGCCACGATGCGCTGCACTAAGGGGTGACG contains:
- a CDS encoding NB-ARC domain-containing protein — protein: MEFQEVLQWTDRQVFANTGDHLDSLQSAILQGTWQRQTYPEIAQQYNCSEIHVKKEAAKLWHLLSDVLEEDINKRNFRARAERFQVSHISGDCVQIGQIGKINICGENIQNSNTTSTPPLTQNSQPTSKPTQIDLKDAPEIFKFYNRTSELATLTQWILESRLRLITIFGLSGIGKTALAVQLVTQIQDKFDYIIWRRLNLAPPLADLQANIMEFLHKNQMATGGDAHPATLMDYFRTYRCLVILDDVQMIFSGGQLAGEYQPGREDYGTFFQQIAELSHQSCLLLLSWEKPRELATIEGENLPCKSLHLKGLDELGRQICQERGLSAPEKWPELMALYQGNPLWLNLAATLIKDLFDGNVDDFLSEPNLILGDIEMILRRQWQRLSELEKQVLLWLANQEETVDVVRIPGDLPCARADFFQRCSLWLGVAWLRKCSWGSDRFSLWRR